A single region of the Malaclemys terrapin pileata isolate rMalTer1 chromosome 4, rMalTer1.hap1, whole genome shotgun sequence genome encodes:
- the LOC128835860 gene encoding chitinase-3-like protein 2: MAKAFQEKAQKTGKQKLILSATVGAVRELVDASYEIDKISEAVDFLNLLTFDLHRSWQKVTGHVSPFLQGKEDSKSSSYYNVDYAVRYWRSKGAPAEKLIMGIPTYGRSFTLSSSRTGIGVPISGLGSPGPFTQEAGSLAYYEICTFTPGATTERIVEQEVPYSYKGNQWVGYNDEQSITTKPEETISSNRNCESKAELRQLSRQSMKL; this comes from the exons ATGGCAAAAGCATTTCAGGAGAAAGCTCAAAAGACAGGGAAGCAGAAGCTTATACTGAGTGCAacagtgggagctgtgagggaGCTAGTGGATGCAAGCTATGAAATCGACAAAATCTCAGA GGCTGTAGATTTCCTTAACCTCTTGACCTTTGACCTCCATCGTTCCTGGCAAAAAGTCACAGGACAtgtcagcccatttctccagggTAAAGAAGACTCCAAATCCTCTTCTTATTATAATGTT GACTATGCTGTGAGATACTGGAGGAGCAAGGGTGCCCCAGCTGAGAAGCTCATCATGGGAATCCCCACCTATGGACGGTCATtcaccctctcctcctccaggaCAGGCATCGGTGTGCCCATCTCTGGGCTTGGATCACCCGGCCCATTCACTCAAGAGGCAGGATCATTGGCCTATTATGAG atcTGTACTTTTACACCAGGTGCCACCACCGAGCGGATTGTGGAGCAAGAGGTCCCATATTCCTACAAAGGAAACCAGTGGGTAGGGTATAACGATGAGCAAAGCATTACAACCAAA CCAGAAGAAACCATATCCTCTAATAGGAACTGTGAAAGCAAAGCTGAGCTCCGGCAATTGAGCCGGCAGAGTATGAAGCTATGA